A genomic stretch from Lysobacter ciconiae includes:
- a CDS encoding flagellar basal body-associated FliL family protein — translation MPAKTQSTSSKMPWIIVAVLVIGMAAGGGWLWYSKATAAEPTGDGSTPPTTERKPAIYFALEPSFVVNLIDTDSVRYLQTDVQLMTRDDATAKALESHAPAVRNRLLLLFGQHSAEQLALRSAKERLQDKSRDEVRALLESEGAPSKVDAVYFTSFVTQ, via the coding sequence GTGCCTGCCAAGACCCAATCCACGTCCAGCAAGATGCCCTGGATCATCGTCGCCGTGCTGGTCATTGGCATGGCAGCGGGCGGAGGCTGGCTCTGGTACTCCAAGGCAACCGCCGCTGAGCCGACCGGCGACGGGTCCACGCCTCCGACCACCGAGCGCAAGCCGGCGATCTACTTCGCGCTGGAGCCCTCCTTTGTCGTCAACCTGATCGATACCGATTCGGTCCGCTATCTGCAGACCGACGTGCAGTTGATGACCCGCGACGACGCCACCGCAAAGGCGCTGGAATCCCACGCACCGGCGGTGCGCAACCGCCTGCTGCTGCTGTTTGGCCAGCACTCGGCCGAGCAGCTGGCTCTGCGCAGCGCCAAGGAGCGCCTGCAGGACAAGTCCCGCGACGAGGTGCGCGCCCTGCTGGAGTCCGAAGGCGCGCCGAGCAAGGTCGACGCCGTGTACTTCACCAGCTTCGTGACGCAGTAG